The Nitrospirota bacterium genome includes a window with the following:
- a CDS encoding sigma-54 dependent transcriptional regulator, translated as MQLTIFVTDDEPAIRNAIIKRLTRKQHRVVGFESGDALLAALPQEIPDLILLDLKMPGLSGLDTLRKLRPLAPHTLVILLTAYGTVQDAVDTMKLGAYDFLIKTVDLGAIEPVLDRAIDLLSLRRRLAVETEHHGSQYALSSLEAHSPAMQQILSQVRDVAANPKSSVLLLGETGTGKEYLARVLHHNGARAAGPFIGVNCTALPRELFESELFGFERGAFTGAVQRKIGLLEKAESGTLFLDEIGDLDLTLQAKLLRVIQERTIRRLGGTNDIGVDFRLIAATNRDLKKSVANGHFREDLYFRLNVVSFELPPLRKRVEDIAPLCRRAVIRYGREFGKDVIDIEPEAMALLRTYVYPGNIRELHNIIERAMIFCHGTMLTVDNLPAELRQRQQPVVVSVVEGEERLLRLESKLGKQSLADIEQAIIQEVLRLSDYNKTTAARYLGLTRFALDRRLKKIIED; from the coding sequence ATGCAACTGACCATCTTTGTGACCGATGATGAACCAGCTATTCGCAATGCCATCATCAAACGACTGACGAGAAAGCAGCATCGGGTTGTCGGATTCGAGTCGGGCGACGCGCTGCTGGCCGCGCTGCCCCAAGAGATTCCCGATCTGATCCTTCTCGACCTCAAGATGCCGGGGCTCAGTGGCCTGGATACCCTCAGAAAGCTGCGTCCGCTGGCCCCCCACACTCTGGTCATCCTGCTCACGGCCTATGGCACGGTGCAAGACGCGGTCGATACCATGAAACTCGGCGCCTATGATTTCCTCATCAAAACCGTCGATCTGGGCGCTATCGAACCAGTACTCGATCGGGCGATCGATCTCTTAAGCCTCCGCCGCCGTCTTGCCGTAGAGACGGAACACCATGGCAGTCAATATGCGCTATCCAGCCTGGAAGCCCATAGTCCAGCCATGCAACAGATTCTGTCCCAAGTCCGAGATGTCGCCGCGAATCCGAAGTCCTCGGTGCTACTCCTGGGCGAGACAGGCACGGGAAAAGAATATCTTGCTCGTGTCCTGCATCACAATGGGGCGAGGGCGGCAGGCCCCTTTATCGGCGTGAACTGCACCGCCCTCCCGCGAGAGCTGTTCGAAAGCGAACTATTCGGCTTTGAACGAGGGGCGTTCACCGGGGCCGTCCAGCGAAAGATCGGGCTGCTCGAAAAGGCGGAAAGCGGGACTTTATTCCTCGACGAAATCGGCGACTTAGATCTGACCCTGCAAGCCAAGCTACTGCGGGTGATTCAGGAACGCACCATTCGACGGCTAGGGGGAACGAATGATATCGGCGTCGATTTTCGCCTTATCGCCGCCACCAACCGTGATCTCAAAAAATCGGTGGCTAACGGACACTTTCGGGAAGATCTCTATTTCCGTTTAAATGTCGTCTCCTTCGAACTGCCTCCGTTGCGGAAGCGCGTCGAGGATATTGCCCCCTTATGCCGAAGGGCGGTCATCCGATATGGCAGGGAGTTTGGAAAAGATGTCATCGATATCGAACCGGAGGCCATGGCGCTGTTGCGGACGTATGTCTATCCAGGAAACATTCGTGAGCTGCACAATATCATCGAACGGGCCATGATCTTCTGCCATGGCACAATGCTGACCGTAGATAACCTGCCGGCCGAACTGAGGCAGAGACAGCAGCCAGTGGTCGTGAGCGTCGTGGAAGGCGAAGAACGCTTGCTCCGGCTCGAATCGAAATTAGGGAAACAATCCCTGGCCGATATCGAGCAGGCGATCATTCAGGAGGTCCTTCGACTGTCGGACTACAACAAAACGACTGCCGCCAGGTATCTCGGCCTCACGAGATTCGCCCTGGATCGGCGCCTCAAAAAGATCATAGAAGACTAA
- a CDS encoding CoB--CoM heterodisulfide reductase iron-sulfur subunit B family protein, producing the protein MKYALYPGCAAQGATPELYQSTRAIIGRLGIEVVELSAAACCGAGVVTEAHPDMALAINARTFAQAEQLGLDVMTICGTCQGVMSSANRRLKTEPGTLDRINALLAPEGLAYQGRIQVKHLLWIVVRDIGMARLGTLVSQPMRDFRIAPFYGCYILRPSWDLGFDDPENPQSLERVIAAVGGEPVPYEGRTKCCGFPIILEKEAIAVAMAGAHMSEAKDQGADFMVTPCPLCHMSLDIYQERAGRAVGRELHLPILHLPQLLGLAMGISAKDLGLAHHLISVDSIVATLERRHTHP; encoded by the coding sequence ATGAAATATGCCCTCTATCCTGGTTGCGCGGCACAAGGGGCGACGCCTGAGCTCTATCAATCGACCAGGGCGATCATCGGACGATTAGGGATTGAGGTGGTCGAACTTTCGGCTGCTGCCTGTTGTGGCGCCGGAGTCGTGACGGAGGCGCATCCCGATATGGCGTTGGCGATCAACGCCAGGACCTTTGCGCAAGCCGAACAGCTGGGGCTGGATGTCATGACGATCTGCGGCACCTGCCAGGGGGTGATGAGTTCGGCCAATCGACGATTGAAGACCGAGCCAGGGACGTTGGACCGTATCAACGCGCTGCTGGCTCCGGAAGGCTTGGCCTATCAGGGGCGCATCCAGGTCAAACATCTCTTGTGGATTGTGGTGCGGGACATCGGGATGGCTCGTCTGGGAACCCTCGTCTCCCAGCCGATGCGGGACTTCCGCATCGCTCCATTTTACGGCTGCTATATCCTGCGCCCTTCGTGGGATCTGGGGTTCGACGATCCGGAGAATCCGCAATCCCTTGAACGCGTCATTGCGGCGGTCGGTGGCGAGCCGGTGCCTTATGAGGGGAGAACCAAATGCTGTGGCTTTCCCATCATCCTTGAAAAGGAGGCCATTGCCGTGGCGATGGCGGGGGCGCACATGAGCGAGGCAAAGGATCAGGGGGCCGACTTTATGGTGACGCCCTGTCCTCTCTGTCACATGAGCCTGGATATTTATCAGGAGCGGGCTGGCCGTGCGGTTGGCCGGGAGCTTCATTTGCCGATCCTGCATCTGCCGCAGTTGCTCGGTTTGGCAATGGGGATTTCAGCCAAGGACTTGGGGCTGGCGCATCATCTGATCTCGGTCGATTCCATTGTCGCGACGCTGGAGCGTCGCCATACACATCCGTAA
- a CDS encoding ATP-binding protein, producing MREYLIRLFNNLPIERKLLLVSVIPLAALILLSAVTYKSVQTVEQDEEQLSRLYLTQKSAAQYMRLIVDLETSFRGYVLTLQSPYLRPFRTAQEGIFSVGEELTRLVSDDAPHRPILMEVQSLVKQLIIEKVDLIEAAKTGHREKALHYIEDGRGRTIMVRIRTLMVTFDQSEQQRVVTRLGQLSQDRTTTLMVILVGGILTLGLVASMLYLIARSIADPLVSLAKAVGSSPTWALSSIPALERKDEIGYLTRVMHQMGVQIQSHLEQVERSEAALRVLNDNLSASESKYRGLVDNAPFGIFTTSGTKITFSNRYNQTLAGLDPDHVTDPDTFRQWIHPEDRERVLSEFAQAVETVLPYETVFRFLHENGSVRKVLSRRIPIERGTTHTPVYIGFNIDITALDQMQTRLSRAERLATLGQVAAGIAHEIRNPLVGIGANAFLLLDEFDVSDPRHADLEMILKETKRLDRIVNQIVDYARPRELAPELCPLSDLLDEVIKLLDSTLIAKHLTVARVLPPTLARLQADRDQIKQVLLNVFQNAIDASQDGTAIDVTAFDLPRDQQAGIVVRITDHGVGIPGEALTHVFEPFFTRGKRHGTGLGLAICRNIIESHGGDIQITSEVGKGTSVSIWLPLRQEFQFVEG from the coding sequence ATGCGGGAGTACCTGATCCGCCTCTTCAACAATCTCCCGATCGAGCGAAAACTGCTGCTGGTCTCCGTCATCCCACTAGCTGCCCTCATTCTGCTCAGCGCCGTCACATACAAGAGCGTCCAAACGGTCGAGCAAGATGAGGAGCAACTCAGCCGTTTATACCTGACGCAGAAGTCAGCCGCCCAGTACATGCGGCTGATCGTCGACCTTGAAACGAGTTTTCGCGGCTATGTCCTAACGCTTCAGAGCCCCTACCTGCGCCCATTCCGCACGGCACAAGAAGGCATTTTCTCTGTGGGAGAGGAACTCACTAGGCTCGTCTCCGATGACGCCCCCCACCGGCCCATTCTCATGGAAGTCCAGTCGCTGGTGAAACAGCTCATCATTGAGAAAGTCGATCTCATCGAAGCGGCAAAGACAGGGCACCGTGAAAAAGCGCTCCACTATATCGAAGATGGCCGCGGTCGGACGATCATGGTCCGAATTCGCACATTAATGGTGACGTTCGACCAGTCCGAACAGCAACGGGTGGTGACGAGGCTGGGGCAACTGAGTCAAGACCGAACCACCACACTCATGGTGATATTAGTCGGGGGGATTCTCACCCTGGGGCTCGTGGCCTCCATGCTCTACCTCATTGCCCGCTCGATCGCCGACCCGTTAGTCAGTTTGGCCAAAGCAGTCGGATCCTCGCCGACATGGGCTCTCTCCAGCATCCCCGCCCTTGAGCGAAAAGACGAGATCGGCTACCTAACGAGGGTGATGCACCAGATGGGGGTGCAAATTCAGAGTCATCTCGAACAGGTCGAGCGTTCGGAAGCGGCGCTCCGCGTACTCAATGATAATCTCTCCGCATCGGAATCGAAGTACCGTGGACTGGTGGACAACGCCCCCTTCGGCATTTTCACGACCAGCGGCACAAAAATCACCTTCAGCAACCGCTATAACCAAACCCTCGCGGGACTTGACCCGGATCACGTCACCGACCCGGATACGTTTCGCCAATGGATTCATCCGGAAGATCGCGAACGGGTCCTGTCCGAGTTTGCTCAAGCGGTGGAGACCGTCCTCCCCTACGAGACGGTCTTTCGCTTTCTTCATGAGAACGGCTCGGTGCGGAAGGTATTGAGTCGCCGGATTCCCATCGAGCGAGGGACGACCCACACGCCCGTTTATATCGGATTCAATATCGACATCACGGCGCTGGATCAGATGCAGACCCGCCTCAGTCGCGCCGAGCGACTAGCCACACTGGGCCAGGTGGCGGCCGGCATTGCCCATGAAATCAGGAACCCGCTGGTGGGGATCGGGGCCAACGCGTTTCTCCTCCTGGATGAATTTGACGTATCGGACCCGCGGCATGCCGATCTGGAAATGATTTTAAAAGAAACCAAACGGCTGGATCGCATCGTCAATCAAATCGTCGATTATGCCCGTCCGCGGGAACTCGCGCCGGAGCTCTGCCCGTTGAGTGATCTGCTCGACGAAGTCATCAAGTTACTCGATTCGACCCTCATCGCCAAACACCTGACAGTCGCGCGCGTGCTCCCGCCCACCCTGGCCAGGCTCCAGGCCGATCGCGACCAAATCAAACAAGTGCTCTTGAACGTCTTTCAGAATGCGATTGACGCCTCCCAGGATGGAACCGCCATTGACGTGACCGCCTTCGACCTCCCACGCGACCAGCAAGCAGGCATCGTGGTTCGGATAACGGATCATGGGGTTGGGATTCCCGGTGAAGCGCTCACGCACGTGTTTGAGCCATTTTTCACCAGAGGGAAGAGGCACGGCACGGGATTGGGACTCGCGATCTGCCGGAACATCATCGAGAGCCATGGGGGAGACATCCAGATCACCAGCGAAGTCGGGAAAGGGACGAGCGTCAGCATCTGGCTCCCGCTCCGCCAAGAATTTCAATTCGTCGAGGGATAA
- a CDS encoding SulP family inorganic anion transporter, which produces MPPQPPLPLAIDKPQNGIRGLKHWRYDLLAGLQVALIGLPLSLGIAVASGAPPITGVISAIIAGLIFPFLGGAYVTISGPAAGLAPALLAGMIALGHGDLAVGYPLLLVAICLTGVIQVLLSLFRAGRFALYFPISVVEGMLSAIGMLIIIKQIPQLLGDQLPPIKSIPAALMAIPHDIAEMNPEIFLVGSLSLALLFFLSSRTERWATLIPAPLLVVSLGGLASWLLQLPQEYLVHVPLDIFQHGIHFPHFAEAWQSHDLWMAFLVTIVTLTLIDGTESLATIAAVDKIDPFHRKSDPNVTLRAMGISNILSSLAGGLTIIPGGVKSTTNIMAGGRTLWANFYYACCLALILWFGTKLINLIPLTVLAALLIWVGWQLCAPRIFWKILEIGKEQLLIAVVTVVVTLYTSDLLEGMALGTLTKIIVLCVDLIQASAQEAPTETSFFTRFTRRLSAALVELFSNPVIRIGDGRGSRVRYSVMTVPTSAIRGTVGEMKNPYKIYLSSVTCMNLMKLDKALNETLVVPAHSKANFLIILAGQVIDHTSMEYLHHFQDQCIAAGHTCAIVGMDHFRSFSDHVLAYRVNPPHSLMAFT; this is translated from the coding sequence ATGCCGCCACAGCCCCCCCTGCCCCTCGCAATAGATAAACCCCAGAACGGAATACGAGGCCTGAAACATTGGCGCTACGACCTACTGGCCGGGCTGCAGGTAGCACTCATTGGGCTTCCCCTCTCGCTGGGTATCGCCGTGGCCTCCGGCGCACCTCCCATCACCGGTGTAATCTCGGCGATCATCGCCGGGTTGATCTTCCCCTTCCTCGGTGGCGCCTATGTGACGATCAGCGGGCCGGCCGCCGGCCTGGCTCCTGCGCTGCTGGCCGGCATGATTGCGCTCGGCCATGGAGACTTAGCTGTAGGGTATCCTCTCTTGCTGGTGGCGATTTGTCTGACCGGCGTCATCCAGGTACTGTTGAGTCTCTTTCGCGCCGGGAGATTCGCCCTCTATTTCCCCATCTCGGTGGTTGAAGGAATGTTGAGCGCCATCGGCATGCTCATCATCATCAAGCAAATTCCCCAACTTCTGGGTGACCAACTTCCACCCATTAAATCTATTCCGGCAGCCCTCATGGCGATCCCCCACGATATCGCCGAGATGAATCCGGAGATTTTTCTCGTCGGAAGTCTTTCGCTGGCCCTCCTCTTTTTTCTCTCCAGCAGAACCGAACGATGGGCCACGCTCATCCCTGCCCCCCTCCTGGTCGTCAGCCTGGGCGGCCTAGCCAGCTGGCTCCTGCAACTCCCGCAAGAATACCTGGTCCATGTGCCCCTCGATATTTTTCAACATGGCATTCACTTCCCTCACTTTGCTGAAGCCTGGCAGAGTCACGACTTGTGGATGGCGTTCCTCGTTACGATCGTCACCCTCACCCTCATCGATGGCACCGAGTCGTTGGCCACGATCGCCGCGGTCGATAAGATCGATCCCTTCCATCGAAAATCTGACCCCAACGTGACCTTGCGGGCCATGGGCATCTCCAACATCCTCTCCAGTCTGGCCGGCGGCTTGACGATTATCCCAGGCGGCGTGAAAAGCACGACCAATATCATGGCCGGGGGACGAACCCTCTGGGCCAACTTTTACTATGCCTGCTGCCTCGCACTCATCTTGTGGTTCGGCACAAAGCTCATCAATCTGATTCCCCTCACAGTCCTGGCGGCGTTGCTCATCTGGGTCGGATGGCAACTCTGCGCGCCCAGGATCTTCTGGAAGATCCTCGAAATCGGCAAGGAACAGCTGTTGATCGCGGTGGTCACCGTCGTGGTCACCTTGTACACCTCGGACCTGCTGGAAGGCATGGCGCTTGGCACGCTCACAAAGATCATTGTGCTCTGCGTTGACCTGATCCAGGCTTCAGCCCAGGAAGCCCCAACCGAAACGTCGTTCTTCACACGATTCACCAGGCGACTGTCGGCTGCGCTCGTCGAGTTATTCAGCAATCCCGTCATCCGAATCGGAGACGGCCGCGGCTCTCGCGTGCGGTACAGTGTGATGACCGTGCCGACCAGCGCGATACGGGGTACGGTCGGAGAGATGAAGAACCCCTATAAAATCTACCTCTCATCGGTCACCTGCATGAATCTGATGAAACTCGATAAGGCCCTCAACGAAACGCTCGTCGTTCCTGCACACTCCAAAGCCAACTTCTTGATCATCTTGGCGGGACAGGTGATCGACCACACGTCGATGGAGTATTTGCACCATTTCCAGGATCAATGCATCGCGGCCGGCCATACCTGCGCCATCGTGGGCATGGATCATTTTCGCTCGTTCTCTGACCATGTGTTGGCCTACCGCGTGAATCCTCCACACAGCCTTATGGCCTTTACCTAA
- a CDS encoding NADH-quinone oxidoreductase subunit B family protein: MFRILKKSLKTGVVTGQHPAAAPLAETPTSEAKDKATPFRSSLAFRAVDTGSCNACEMEMNALANPVYDIERFGVHIAASPRHADALVVTGPVTINMEQALKDVYQQTPDPKIVIALGDCAINCGVFKGSYAITGPVDRHIPVDVRIPGCPPRPAEILNALQELRGGTVSNKN, translated from the coding sequence ATGTTTCGCATTTTAAAGAAAAGCCTGAAAACGGGAGTGGTAACAGGTCAGCATCCCGCAGCCGCGCCGTTGGCGGAAACTCCGACATCGGAGGCAAAAGACAAAGCCACACCGTTCCGATCCTCTCTGGCCTTTCGCGCGGTGGATACCGGCTCATGCAATGCCTGCGAAATGGAAATGAATGCGCTCGCGAACCCGGTCTACGACATCGAACGGTTCGGCGTTCACATCGCCGCATCGCCGCGCCATGCAGATGCCTTGGTCGTGACGGGGCCCGTCACCATCAACATGGAACAGGCATTGAAAGACGTCTACCAACAAACACCTGACCCGAAAATTGTCATTGCGCTCGGCGACTGCGCCATCAACTGTGGGGTCTTCAAGGGGAGCTATGCCATCACTGGTCCCGTGGACCGCCACATTCCGGTTGATGTTCGTATTCCAGGCTGCCCGCCACGACCGGCTGAAATTCTCAATGCGCTCCAAGAATTGCGGGGAGGCACAGTCTCAAACAAGAATTGA
- a CDS encoding cupin domain-containing protein produces the protein MNVVNLSDYQQFSSEKMKKNNMFETPRFFCDIYCFEPGQEQKGHIHGEQDKVYLVLEGQGTFQVGAEKRVLGAGQGTMALAGEEHGVKNHTDQRLKVLVFVSPNPS, from the coding sequence ATGAACGTCGTAAATCTGTCGGACTATCAGCAGTTTAGTAGTGAGAAGATGAAGAAGAACAATATGTTTGAGACGCCGCGCTTCTTCTGCGACATCTATTGTTTTGAGCCGGGGCAGGAGCAGAAGGGGCATATCCACGGAGAGCAGGATAAAGTCTATCTCGTGCTTGAGGGGCAGGGGACATTTCAGGTCGGGGCAGAGAAGCGGGTGCTGGGTGCAGGGCAGGGGACGATGGCGCTGGCCGGGGAGGAACATGGAGTGAAGAACCATACGGACCAACGGCTGAAAGTCTTAGTGTTCGTGTCACCGAATCCTTCGTGA
- a CDS encoding sigma-54 dependent transcriptional regulator, with amino-acid sequence MQASIFVTDDEPSLRNALVKRLSKRQHRVRSFQSGDELLAAVEQDIPDLILLDLKMPGMTGIETLEALRTKARDAVVIILTAYGTVEEAVESMKLGAYDFLIKTVDLEGVEPVVNRALEGLMLRRRVAYAVEHEADQYKLDGLVANSVSRKQLLTQIREAAQNPKATVFLMGEIGAGKEFLAHVIHHNSARATGPFVKINCTALAPDLFERELFGYERGAFEGAEQRKLGLLEQAETGTLFIDEVGDLDMAMQAKLLRVLQDRFFRRVGGAEDLSGDFRILVASHRDLKQEVTAGRFRDDLYFRLNTMACLVPSLRNGVEDIVPLSKRFMAKSGLELDKELIEIDQAAIAILERYTFPGNVRELQNVIERAMMLCKGKILTAGDLPWELRDTTAPAPVA; translated from the coding sequence ATGCAAGCCAGTATCTTTGTCACAGATGATGAGCCCTCACTGCGCAACGCGCTGGTAAAGCGACTGTCCAAGCGCCAGCATCGAGTCAGATCCTTCCAATCCGGAGATGAATTATTGGCTGCCGTCGAGCAGGACATTCCCGACCTCATCCTCCTCGACCTCAAGATGCCGGGCATGACAGGAATCGAAACTCTGGAAGCGCTTCGCACGAAAGCGCGGGATGCGGTGGTGATCATCCTGACCGCCTATGGAACCGTCGAAGAAGCGGTCGAGTCCATGAAGCTGGGGGCCTATGATTTCCTCATCAAGACCGTGGACCTCGAAGGAGTGGAGCCAGTCGTGAACCGGGCATTAGAGGGCTTGATGCTGCGCCGCCGCGTGGCCTATGCCGTCGAGCATGAGGCGGATCAATACAAGTTAGACGGGCTCGTCGCGAACAGCGTGTCGAGGAAACAGCTCCTCACGCAGATACGAGAAGCGGCGCAAAACCCCAAGGCGACCGTCTTCCTCATGGGGGAAATTGGGGCAGGCAAAGAATTTCTGGCTCACGTCATTCACCATAATAGTGCGCGGGCAACTGGCCCATTCGTGAAGATTAATTGCACGGCCCTTGCGCCAGACCTGTTTGAGCGCGAGCTGTTCGGATATGAACGTGGGGCCTTCGAGGGAGCAGAACAACGGAAACTCGGCTTGCTCGAACAGGCAGAAACCGGCACGTTATTTATCGACGAGGTTGGCGATCTCGATATGGCCATGCAGGCGAAGCTCCTGCGGGTGCTGCAGGATCGATTCTTCCGTCGTGTCGGAGGCGCTGAAGACCTAAGCGGGGATTTCCGTATCCTTGTCGCGTCACACCGGGACCTCAAGCAGGAGGTGACGGCAGGACGCTTTCGGGATGATCTCTACTTCCGTCTCAATACCATGGCCTGTCTCGTCCCCTCGCTCCGGAACGGCGTTGAAGACATCGTGCCTCTCAGTAAACGGTTCATGGCAAAGTCCGGCCTTGAGCTCGACAAGGAACTAATTGAGATCGATCAAGCCGCCATCGCCATTCTGGAGCGCTACACCTTTCCTGGCAATGTACGAGAACTGCAGAACGTCATTGAACGGGCGATGATGTTGTGCAAAGGCAAAATTCTGACGGCTGGGGACCTACCATGGGAATTACGGGACACAACGGCCCCGGCGCCGGTCGCATAG
- a CDS encoding NADH-quinone oxidoreductase subunit C, translating to MADTQSYENELKAAFPAIVHTDTSQENCSQFLVPKALLPAITHYLHTQPGLRGRLTALWAVDHRPLRDCYSLHYLFTLEPSHRWALLSTELAGADRSFPSITPHIHAAKWYEREIRDLFGLIPLGHPDLRRLVRHEHWPKGTHPLNKDFAWDQVMGRQQGEHHFRRIEGEGVFEVPVGPIHAGIIESGHFRFSVAGEPIMQLELHHFWKHRGIEKLFEQQALTAAVPLAERVSGDTTVGHSLAYCQAVESLLQLEVPRRGRYLRSLFLELERLHNHLGDIGAICNDTAYALPHAHCSRMKEQIMQLNDRLTGSRFLRGVNRVGGVAIDLTAVQLTEIVAKLDRVEQDFSELESIIAHNASLIDRLETTGILTERTARDHGVVGVVGRASGLAQDLRRDRPFAAYDELPVNVVTYRYGDVRARMRVRMDEIHESIRLVREIRLKIPQGPISKEASRSPQTGDWALSAVEGWRGEILYMVMAGANGTIHRCKVRDPSFANWPAIQWTVLGNIIPDFPLINKSFSLSYAGNDL from the coding sequence ATGGCAGACACGCAGTCCTATGAAAACGAACTGAAAGCGGCGTTCCCCGCCATCGTGCACACTGACACGTCGCAGGAAAACTGCTCTCAGTTTCTCGTCCCCAAGGCTCTCCTCCCTGCCATCACCCATTATCTCCATACTCAACCGGGCCTGCGCGGCAGGCTGACCGCCCTATGGGCGGTCGATCATCGCCCCCTTCGCGACTGCTATAGCTTGCACTACCTCTTCACGCTGGAGCCGTCCCATCGCTGGGCGCTGCTGTCCACAGAACTCGCAGGGGCTGATCGATCATTCCCCTCCATCACGCCGCACATCCATGCAGCCAAATGGTACGAGCGAGAAATTCGCGACCTGTTCGGACTGATTCCGCTGGGGCATCCGGACTTGCGACGCCTGGTCCGCCATGAGCACTGGCCTAAAGGGACACACCCGCTGAACAAAGACTTTGCCTGGGACCAGGTGATGGGACGGCAGCAAGGAGAACATCACTTCCGCCGCATTGAAGGGGAAGGGGTCTTTGAAGTGCCGGTAGGGCCGATCCATGCCGGGATTATCGAGTCAGGCCATTTTCGATTTTCCGTGGCCGGCGAGCCCATCATGCAACTCGAACTGCATCATTTCTGGAAACATCGCGGAATCGAGAAACTGTTCGAACAGCAGGCCTTGACTGCCGCAGTTCCGTTAGCCGAACGGGTATCCGGCGATACGACAGTCGGCCATAGCCTCGCCTACTGCCAGGCGGTCGAATCCCTGCTGCAGCTGGAAGTGCCGCGCCGCGGACGCTATCTCCGGAGCCTGTTTCTTGAACTGGAACGGCTCCACAACCATCTCGGCGACATCGGCGCGATCTGCAACGATACGGCCTACGCCCTACCCCATGCCCATTGCAGCCGTATGAAAGAACAGATCATGCAGCTCAACGACCGCTTGACCGGCTCGCGATTTCTCCGCGGCGTGAACCGGGTGGGTGGAGTTGCCATCGATCTCACGGCGGTGCAACTGACCGAGATTGTCGCCAAACTGGACCGGGTTGAACAGGACTTTTCGGAGCTGGAATCGATCATTGCTCACAACGCCTCCCTGATCGACCGACTGGAGACCACCGGAATCCTAACCGAGCGCACGGCGCGTGATCATGGGGTGGTGGGAGTCGTCGGGCGAGCCTCTGGTCTCGCTCAAGACCTCCGGCGCGATCGACCCTTTGCCGCCTACGACGAACTTCCCGTTAACGTCGTGACCTACCGCTACGGCGATGTCCGAGCGCGAATGCGGGTCCGGATGGATGAGATTCATGAGTCGATACGATTAGTCAGAGAGATTCGCCTGAAGATACCGCAGGGGCCAATCTCGAAAGAAGCCAGCCGCAGCCCCCAAACAGGTGACTGGGCCCTGTCGGCCGTCGAAGGCTGGCGTGGTGAAATTCTTTACATGGTGATGGCGGGAGCAAACGGGACCATTCATCGCTGTAAGGTCCGGGACCCCTCATTCGCAAACTGGCCTGCAATCCAATGGACCGTGCTGGGAAATATCATTCCGGACTTCCCGCTCATCAATAAGAGCTTTAGCCTGTCATATGCGGGAAATGATCTGTAA